The genome window AGTAGCGCAAAATGGCCTCTCCCAAAGGCTCTGTGGCTGCGATATGGCAGTGAGCCTCTAGAAAAGTCGCTACTCCTTCCAGATCAATACGTTCTTGAAGCGCTCTAGCGGAAACGTCGTTTGGGTGGGCATAGTGCAGCGCTGCCGCAATCGCGTAGGCACCGTGATCGGGGAATATCTGATGCCGCAAACACAGCCGAGCGGCGCCCACCAAGCGATCCTCTGGGGCGAGCTTGCGCAGGGGGTCACGTGCAAGACGATCACAGGTGTCGCCGAGCGCTGGGTTTGCAATGCGCCTCAACAGCTCCTCTTCGTAGGCACGCTGCTCCAAAAGATCAAACCCATGTTGTTTCACCAACGCCATGCCGGTCTCTTCCATCAGTCCCCTAATGCGCGCCAAAATCGTGGTGTCTTTAAGGGCATCGGCGGCGTATGTATAGCCTTTAAGCCAGCCGATATAGCCTAAAGCAGCATGGGCGGCATTATGAGAATAGAGTTTACGCTCCATATGGGCTTGAAAATTATCCACAAGTTCAAGCCCGGAGATGGAGGGTAGTTCTCCAACCACCGCATTTTTGTCGGCCGGTAGGCGGTGGTAGCTCTCTGCTCGAATATAGAGGGGATCGGCAGCGCGCTCCTCAGGAGAAGGGATCGGGATCATGCGGCTCACAACGGTGGGCACAAAGCCGGTGCGTTGGAGTATTGGATCGCGAACCTCTTGCGGTAGGTGCTGAGACACCGCTTCGCGTAAAACGTTATCGGCTCGATAGAGATTTTCGCACAATAGGATGTTCACGGGCGGACGCTGAAGTTCATAGCGCTTTACAAGCCCCAAAGCGATGAGGGGGGCGATATGTTGTAGAGCGGCTGCACCCACAGCGGTACAGAGCACAGAGGCGCGGGCTATCTCCGAGGCGATCTCTTCGTGCTGACTGGTGTGCAGCGCCCTCACCGGCGCTATCTGTAGGGGCGTTGAGGCGGTATCCTTCTCATTTCCAGAAGCAGCCGCAGCGTCAGGGATAGGGATAAGACAAAGAGGATAAGAACGACGTGCATTTAAAAGCTCCACGATAGTGGAATTAACTTCTACGAACACCACCTCCATACCGCTTTCCCAAAAGAGCTGCGCCAAAAACCCCCGGCCAACATTTCCTGCACCGAATTGAATTGCGATGGATGCCATAGGCTTACTCCAATATCTCCAGATCGCGCAATCGGCGACTATAGGGACCACCGCGCTCAAGGGCCATGGCTTGACGAATGCGCCGGATAACACGGCGCGATATCTCGGGGAAGGTAAGCTCGCCCGCCAAGATGCGGACGGCCGTGCGCGTGGCGTAAGGCCGTAGAATTCCGTGCCGATAGCAGAAGCCTGGCCAGCGATAGAAAAAGCGCGCAAACCTCAGGGCATCGTCGAAATTGGCGCGAAACGCCTTACCAATGGCCTCGGTATAGGCCGCTGTGCGCCCCTCAATGATCGCCTCTGCCGCAATCGAGCCGCTCTTGATGGCTGAGTAGATGCCATCGCCAAAAAACGGATTGATGAGCCCCGCAGCATCTCCCACCAACAGAATGTTCGCACGATGGTTTTGCACCGTGTCTAGCCCATTCCAGATAGGCAACGGATGGGCATGAAAAACCAGCTCCTCTTCCCGATACGGCACGTTAAGATAGCGCAGGTAGTCTAGAATCGTTTTTCGCAGTTCGGCACGTAGATTCGGGTCGCCATGCACACTTAAGCCCTTTGGCCGAAAACAGCCGGCCCCAACGTTGAGATGATCTTCTTTTGGGAAGACCCAAGCGTAGCCGCCCTGCACCACCCCAAACTCTAAATGGGCTATTTCTGGGCGCAGGTCTTCGTGGCCTTCACCCCATCGGTGAGGCACCTCTACCTCGATGGCGATGGCGATGGCACGTTCGCTTCTTAAACCTACTTGGCGCGCCACCACACCGTTTGCGCCGTCGGCCCCTATTAAGAAATCACAGGTAGCGCTCCACATACCCGTCTCACCCTCTGCAGTAACGCAAATAGGGCCTCTATCCCCACACTCTACACGGCGCACCGTTAGGGCATCGCGCAGTTCGGCTCCGGCGCGGGCAGCCCGTTGGGCCAGCGCGTTGTCAAAGATAGAACGTTGCACCATCCAAAGCTCAAGGTCGGCCGAGCTATCCTCGTCTGCGGGTCCGTGGTTAAGAGGGGCGAGGTAGGGGGTAGCAAAGCGAAATGTGTGGCGCAGATAGCGCACCTTCGCTTCCACAAAGGTCTCCGGTGCTAGATCTTGGGCGACATCTATTTGCAAAAGTTGACGTACCGTGATGGGCATGCCACCACCACAGGTTTTATGGCGTGGCAGCTTGCGACGTTCCAAAAGGGCCACGCGGACTCCGTGACGTGCCAGCTCCCATGCGGCTGTTGTCCCTGCTGGACCAGCACCTACCACAATAGCATCGTAATGTGCGTTGTGCCTCATCCTGTGCTCCTTTTAAATGGTGGCATATTCTTCTTATCTGTCCGTGGTCTGTTGAGTTAAGCGTTCCTCATTGGGCGCGATATCCGCCGTATTCGTCCCTTCTGCCGGAGATTTCGGCTTGAAGAAGTCGTAGGTAACCACCTGTACATACTGCCCGGGCCCGGCGCGGTCGTGAAACCAGCGGCTATCTAAGGAGGTGTGCGGGCTTACCAGAGCTTCGGCTTGCAGATACCATGGCTCCTCACGCACCACACATCGAACCCCCGGTCCGCTTGTCTGCCCCCACGACTCCAATCGAAACTCGTACTCGTTGCGTACAAGCCCCTGTACATCGAGAGTGCGTATGCGAACGGCACGCACCTGCCCTACCAAGACATCGCCGTGCGCTGGCTTTTTATCCTCATTGAGGAGTAGGTGCAGGATAGGAATTTGGGCAGTGAACCCTTCCGGTCGTCGTGAATAGTCAATGTCGTAACGCCCAAAAACACGCGTTACCGGCCCAGGCCGAAACTGAATTGCAATACCGGTAAAATCGGGTTCGGAGCGCTTGTGTTCGTAGAAGAGCCCCACATTGAACTCGCCGATCTGTTTGCCTAAATAGACGTTATAGCCTGGCTCCCCTGGTTGGCCTACAGGATAGCGCCGCACAGCGAGGTCGCCGGCACGCGTCTCAAAGCGCCAGCCGTCGCCAAAATGGGTTCGATAGAACGCATATGCCTCGATAACCGTCCCCTTCGGGTTGTCGCCATGGCTAAACCCGGCGGCGCGCCCAGTCCAATGGGCTCCCCAACCCCCATAGGAGGCCACCTCTCCCTCCAGCACGATAGACCGATAGTCGCTCTCCGCATGCGAAATGTAGAGATCGCGATTGTCCGGAACCGTGTCAAAAAGCGCTATGGCATCGGGGAAAGGGAAGTGAAGGTAGCGTACGTGCCCTATTCGCAAACTCACTCCCCCCTCCATATGGTGCCCTCGGTACTGATCGTAAGCTTCCAGATAGAACTCATCGGGTATCACCTGGGCGAACTTGTTGTTATTCCTTTTACGAAACTCCAGGCGTGCCCGCAAGCCAGGTAGTAGGTCTACGAATCCGCCAAAGATAAGGTTTTGAAAAGTAAAGCGGTCCGACCAGGCTTTCACACCAATCGAAAGATCAAAATAGCCGCGCCATGGGCCGATGAAGTCCGTATGCCAACCGTAGTGGGGTGGCTTCATGAGACCACTTGGGTTTATCTCCGGTTCGAGGGTTGTGGTATAGGGCAACGGTGTGGAAGGATAGTGGAGATCACCGGTTGTCTGGGCGCGAGCTCGATAGAGCGAGGAGAGAAGCACAAAACCCATAAAAAAGCGCCAAAAAGGGCGGCGTAACGCCATAGAGCAAGCCTCCTAAGAGATTGAGGTGGAGTTTTTAGTTTACCACTTGGTATTGCCCACATCCGGCATGAGACGGCCTTCTTGGTCGGCAAAAAGCAGGGCAAAGGCAAAGGGGTCTTTGCCACGCACCCATTTCACCAGCACGCGATTGGACCCCTGACGCAAAAGCACATCCACTCCCCAGACGCTACCGATAGGGGTGGGGCGAAATGGACGTCGTTCAAACCGCGCCAACACCCTTTGCCCATTCAGCCAAACCTTAACGCCGCTGTTGGTTGCCGCAACGAGCCGCGCGGGGCGCTCCGAGGGAACATATACGGTTGTCTGCCCGTAGCAGACGCCCGGGGAGCCATGAAAGAGAGGCTCAAGGTCTAAGACCAGTTCCGGAAAACTCCGACGCTCCCATCGCACGATCTGGCCAAGCCGCCCTGTGTAGGTCTCATAGAGTTCCGGTCGGCTCTCCGGCGCATAGACCCGGTCGAACCCTTCGGTTTCGGAATTTTCGAAGGTTCCCACAACCCACCAGCAGGAAGCTCCAGGAACAAGGAACTGTGCCGATAGAGACGCTTCGCCCGACTCCGGTAGAAGCGCGATGGTAAGCGGGTTTACTATCTCAATAACCCCCTGACCACTAGGGACAGCAAGGGTGAACGTCGTCTGCAGCCGCCCTTGGGGGGCGATGACTTGGCGGCTTCCAAAACCGGGTGGCATGGTGATCTGCCACCCAGATGGCGCCATCACTTGTACTTTTCCGATGAAGGGCTCCTGGCTTTGGTTGGCTATCGCCAACTGGAACGATTTGGGTTGAAGGTGGGATACCGCGAGAACCTCACCTGCGTCCAGCGAGAGGAGATAAGGCCCTACGCGCCGCTCCATGAGGTAGGGAGGATAGACAAGCAGGGGCTTGACGAGACGATTATCGGCCCACGCGATGGCCTGGGTTACATCGGTAACAGCTGTGGCACTACGAGGCGTAGACGGATCGGGTGAAAGGTCGGTCTCTTTCACGGTTGGGGTAGGTTCGCTTGAGGACGATGGCGGGTTTTCCTCCGAGAGCTCAACGACAGCTTCTTGAGGTGGTTGTTCGTTTAAGCCCACGTCGGCTGCAGAGGAGGCCTGCCCTTCAGAGGCTGCGTTGGAGGGCACTGGCGAGGAATCTGTTGGCGATTCTGCTGTCTCTTCAATCAGGGCGAGATGAGGCACATAGGTCTCGATGAAGTGTGTTCCCACGGTGGCGAGCCGTTCCGCTATGTCGTGAAGAGAGCTAGGTACAGGAAGCTGGCGCAGACCCGGCCCTGGAATGAACATCTCTCCTAGGGGCTGTTTCCAAAGCTCAGGTAGTTGGTCGTAACCATACAAGATGCCCTTAACCGCGCCTATGGCTCCTCCCACAAACTCCGTGTCGTAGCCACAATTTACAGCGTTACACAGGGCCGTTTCAAAATCTTGAAAGCCGTAAAGCAGCCCGATCGTAAAGAACCCTATATTTTGGGCCGCGTCAGAAAAGTTTGGGTCGCCAACCTCTTTAAGAACGGCCTCACGTGCCGCCAACCACCCTTGTGCCCGAAAGGCCGCGTCGAGCACCGCTTTCACGGCGCGCGCCACACGACAGTGACGGGGGATCATGGCCAGCCCAATAACGCATAGAGCTCGTGGCTCGGTGAGAAAAAAGGCAGCGCTGCCCAGCGCTGCCAAAAACATGGCAGCCCAAACGCCCTCCATTCCGTGGTCTATGCGCGCATCGCGAGCGGCAAATGCAGCGGCCACTTGCGGTGCCCCCGGTAAAAGCAGAGCCCAGATGTCGGCGCGCAGAGCGCCTCCTGTGCTGTTGTGAAACCAGTTGGAGTAGGTGCCCGAAGCGGGAGGCTCTAAACCACGCGCCCAGTTCCATTGAGCGTAGCCGAACTCGTCTTGCCAATAGTCTAGGTGGCTTTGCCAAGCCTTCATGAGATCGGCATCGGTTACACCGGTACCCACTTTTTCGAGGGTATCGAGCCAGACGACCGAAAAGTCGAGTCCAACCCCCGCTGCATGCTGGGCAGGGATCGGGTTATAGTAGCGTAAGTTGGAGGGCACGGTGCGCCCACGAACGACAATTCCCAAGGTTACACCGGCGCATTTTCCCCACCAAGCTCCTTTCACCTTGTCGAAATACGCCTTTTTCGTTAGCGTGAGCGCTGCAGGCATCTACGATCTCCTCCTACGGGCTAACCGGTGTTGCGTAGCCCCGCCGCTATACCGTTGATGGTGGCCGCGATAGCGTAGTCGAGATCCTCTTGATCTGCCGCCGCCTCCGGCTGCAACGCACGTTTTCGACGCAACAGCTCTACCTGGATGAGGCTCATGGGGTCTACGTAGGGGTTGCGCAGGCGGATGGAGGCGGCGAGAGTGGGGTTTTCTTCTAAAAGCGTACGTTGACCGGTGATGCGCAGCACCATTTGAGCCGTGCGATGGAACTCCTCCATAATCAGGTTATAGACACGCTCCGCAAGCGCCCTATCCTTTACCAAAGAGGCGTAGCGCCAGGCGATGTTGGGGTCTCCTTTGGCAAGTCCGGTCTCCACATTGCGGATCATATCCTCAAACAGAGGAAACTTGCGCATCATTGTCTGCAGCAGCGCTTCGTGGTTAGGGTTCGCCTGGATAAACTGTTCTAAGGCATAGCCCACCCCAAAGTAAGCCGGCAACACATGTCGGCTTTGCATCCATCCGAACACCCAAGGAATGGCGCGTAGGTCTTCCAGGTTTCGTTTTTCGCTTCGCCGTGGTGGACGGGAAGCGATACGGGCATGGGCCAGCTCCTCAACAGGGGTGGCCTGCTCATAGTAAGTGAGAACCTCTGGATTCTCTGCGATGTGCTTCCGATAAAAGGCAAATGCCTTCTGCGACATCCACTCCATGGCGGCCTCCCACTCCGGCTCGATCACGGCTCCCCACCCACCGGCTCTGGTCAGCGCCTCTAAGGCAGCGGCCACCATAAGCTCCAGGTTGCGCTCGGCGATCTGTTCGTCAGCATACTTCCAATTGAGTACCTCACCCTGCTCGGTAATGCGAATGGAGCCGAGAAAGGCATGCGGAGGCTGGGCGGTAATGGCCCGATGGGTTGGCCCTCCTCCACGCCCCACGGTGCCACCTCTCCCGTGAAACAGGCGTAGCCGTACGTTACACTCCGCTGCAACCT of Chthonomonas calidirosea T49 contains these proteins:
- a CDS encoding Mannitol-1-phosphate/altronate dehydrogenase — translated: MASIAIQFGAGNVGRGFLAQLFWESGMEVVFVEVNSTIVELLNARRSYPLCLIPIPDAAAASGNEKDTASTPLQIAPVRALHTSQHEEIASEIARASVLCTAVGAAALQHIAPLIALGLVKRYELQRPPVNILLCENLYRADNVLREAVSQHLPQEVRDPILQRTGFVPTVVSRMIPIPSPEERAADPLYIRAESYHRLPADKNAVVGELPSISGLELVDNFQAHMERKLYSHNAAHAALGYIGWLKGYTYAADALKDTTILARIRGLMEETGMALVKQHGFDLLEQRAYEEELLRRIANPALGDTCDRLARDPLRKLAPEDRLVGAARLCLRHQIFPDHGAYAIAAALHYAHPNDVSARALQERIDLEGVATFLEAHCHIAATEPLGEAILRYYSLLKERTTDGV
- a CDS encoding geranylgeranyl reductase family protein, with amino-acid sequence MRHNAHYDAIVVGAGPAGTTAAWELARHGVRVALLERRKLPRHKTCGGGMPITVRQLLQIDVAQDLAPETFVEAKVRYLRHTFRFATPYLAPLNHGPADEDSSADLELWMVQRSIFDNALAQRAARAGAELRDALTVRRVECGDRGPICVTAEGETGMWSATCDFLIGADGANGVVARQVGLRSERAIAIAIEVEVPHRWGEGHEDLRPEIAHLEFGVVQGGYAWVFPKEDHLNVGAGCFRPKGLSVHGDPNLRAELRKTILDYLRYLNVPYREEELVFHAHPLPIWNGLDTVQNHRANILLVGDAAGLINPFFGDGIYSAIKSGSIAAEAIIEGRTAAYTEAIGKAFRANFDDALRFARFFYRWPGFCYRHGILRPYATRTAVRILAGELTFPEISRRVIRRIRQAMALERGGPYSRRLRDLEILE
- a CDS encoding ADP-ribosylglycohydrolase family protein, which produces MPAALTLTKKAYFDKVKGAWWGKCAGVTLGIVVRGRTVPSNLRYYNPIPAQHAAGVGLDFSVVWLDTLEKVGTGVTDADLMKAWQSHLDYWQDEFGYAQWNWARGLEPPASGTYSNWFHNSTGGALRADIWALLLPGAPQVAAAFAARDARIDHGMEGVWAAMFLAALGSAAFFLTEPRALCVIGLAMIPRHCRVARAVKAVLDAAFRAQGWLAAREAVLKEVGDPNFSDAAQNIGFFTIGLLYGFQDFETALCNAVNCGYDTEFVGGAIGAVKGILYGYDQLPELWKQPLGEMFIPGPGLRQLPVPSSLHDIAERLATVGTHFIETYVPHLALIEETAESPTDSSPVPSNAASEGQASSAADVGLNEQPPQEAVVELSEENPPSSSSEPTPTVKETDLSPDPSTPRSATAVTDVTQAIAWADNRLVKPLLVYPPYLMERRVGPYLLSLDAGEVLAVSHLQPKSFQLAIANQSQEPFIGKVQVMAPSGWQITMPPGFGSRQVIAPQGRLQTTFTLAVPSGQGVIEIVNPLTIALLPESGEASLSAQFLVPGASCWWVVGTFENSETEGFDRVYAPESRPELYETYTGRLGQIVRWERRSFPELVLDLEPLFHGSPGVCYGQTTVYVPSERPARLVAATNSGVKVWLNGQRVLARFERRPFRPTPIGSVWGVDVLLRQGSNRVLVKWVRGKDPFAFALLFADQEGRLMPDVGNTKW